One genomic window of Candidatus Didemnitutus sp. includes the following:
- a CDS encoding efflux transporter outer membrane subunit, whose amino-acid sequence MNTSFPTLTLVLATGGLAGCSLPAVGPDYRRPETPVAASYQDASAATTNPLAKDWWREFGDAELDRTIAKALAENQSLQAALARVEQARALTGEARSVFLPTVGAVGMATREQTSETTTNRFPNGLTTTYRLPLTLSWELDLFGRVRRLNEGARANHLATQEVADATRLEVAAETASTYFALTATDEETRIVAHTLELQREMLSLVEARRDAGRASDLALEQARLAVSSSEADLAAVANRRAALKNGLAILLGQAAPAFEIDERAPLRGALPVIPVGLPSELLRRRPDLAAAESGLKAANAQVGVAKAAFFPSISLTGSAGAASAEIDSLFQRDSRAWSIGPSVYLPLFQGGRNRAAYRRSQAAFEEAAAGFRQSILAAMREVQDALTASQRLSAQADAVARAVVSARRVRELAETRYLAGATSYLEVIDAQRNALAVERSATALAGQRWVTHVTLIRALGGGWEAPAAL is encoded by the coding sequence ATGAACACCTCCTTTCCCACTCTCACCCTCGTCCTCGCCACAGGCGGGCTGGCCGGCTGCTCTCTGCCCGCGGTCGGACCTGATTACCGCCGCCCGGAGACTCCGGTCGCGGCGAGCTATCAAGACGCGTCTGCCGCGACGACCAATCCGCTCGCCAAGGACTGGTGGCGTGAATTCGGCGACGCGGAACTCGACCGCACCATCGCGAAGGCCCTAGCCGAAAACCAAAGTCTCCAAGCCGCGCTGGCTCGCGTCGAACAAGCCCGCGCACTCACCGGCGAAGCGCGCTCCGTGTTCCTCCCGACGGTCGGCGCGGTCGGAATGGCGACGCGCGAGCAAACCTCCGAGACGACGACCAACCGTTTTCCCAACGGCCTCACGACCACCTATCGCCTGCCGCTCACGCTCTCGTGGGAACTCGATCTGTTCGGTCGCGTGCGACGGCTCAACGAAGGCGCGCGCGCCAATCATCTCGCGACGCAGGAGGTCGCCGATGCCACCCGCCTTGAGGTCGCGGCGGAAACTGCTTCGACCTACTTCGCGCTCACGGCCACCGACGAAGAAACGCGAATCGTCGCGCACACGCTGGAGCTGCAAAGGGAAATGCTCTCGCTCGTCGAAGCGCGACGCGACGCCGGCCGCGCGAGCGATCTCGCGCTCGAGCAAGCGCGACTGGCCGTCTCCTCCTCGGAGGCCGATCTCGCCGCCGTCGCGAATCGCCGCGCCGCGCTGAAAAACGGCTTGGCCATTCTGCTGGGGCAAGCCGCACCCGCATTCGAGATCGACGAACGCGCGCCGCTCCGGGGCGCACTCCCCGTCATCCCTGTTGGTCTGCCGAGCGAACTGCTGCGTCGCCGTCCCGATCTCGCGGCCGCAGAGAGCGGCTTGAAAGCGGCCAACGCTCAAGTCGGCGTGGCCAAAGCCGCATTCTTCCCGTCGATCTCCCTGACCGGTTCGGCCGGCGCGGCGAGCGCCGAAATCGACAGCCTTTTCCAGCGCGACAGCCGCGCATGGTCGATCGGCCCGAGCGTCTACCTGCCGCTTTTCCAAGGCGGACGAAACCGCGCCGCCTACCGACGCAGCCAGGCCGCCTTCGAGGAGGCGGCGGCGGGTTTTCGGCAGAGCATTCTCGCCGCAATGCGCGAAGTGCAGGACGCGCTGACCGCCTCGCAGCGCCTCTCCGCGCAGGCCGATGCCGTCGCACGCGCCGTCGTCAGCGCCCGCCGCGTCCGCGAACTCGCCGAAACTCGTTATCTCGCGGGAGCGACGAGCTACCTCGAAGTGATCGATGCGCAGCGCAACGCCCTCGCCGTCGAGCGCAGTGCCACCGCGCTGGCCGGCCAACGCTGGGTCACGCACGTCACCCTCATCCGCGCCCTCGGCGGCGGATGGGAAGCGCCGGCCGCACTCTGA
- a CDS encoding winged helix-turn-helix transcriptional regulator: MPKELDLSRTENCVCLNLRWVARAVTKCYDAEIRRHGLRPTQTSILLALKSREAWSMADLSDWLGMDRTTLVRNLQPLQRDGLVNTNGGGRGARVEVSISAKGRQKVEEALPAWRAAQKAAIKTLGEQRWRAILSDLDTAALALGK, encoded by the coding sequence ATGCCCAAGGAGCTCGATCTTTCCCGCACCGAAAACTGCGTCTGCCTCAATCTACGCTGGGTGGCGCGAGCCGTGACGAAGTGCTACGACGCCGAGATACGGCGCCACGGCCTGCGTCCCACACAGACGTCCATCCTGCTCGCGTTGAAGTCCAGAGAGGCGTGGAGCATGGCCGATCTGAGCGACTGGCTCGGGATGGACCGGACGACGCTCGTGCGAAATCTGCAACCGCTGCAACGCGACGGCTTGGTGAACACCAATGGCGGCGGGCGCGGCGCGCGCGTAGAAGTATCGATCAGCGCCAAAGGCCGCCAAAAGGTCGAGGAAGCACTGCCGGCCTGGCGCGCCGCGCAGAAGGCGGCGATCAAGACGCTCGGCGAGCAGCGCTGGAGGGCGATTCTCTCCGACCTCGACACCGCCGCCCTCGCGCTCGGGAAATAA
- a CDS encoding ATP-dependent Clp protease ATP-binding subunit → MRHRRYVGYDEGGQLTEAVRRKPYAVVLDPKAKVWVAEKGYDPVFGARPLRRFLQRHLETRLARGLIAGEVEEGAKVTFTVEKDALVLAPGPRSAGSR, encoded by the coding sequence GTGCGTCACCGGCGCTATGTCGGCTACGACGAGGGCGGCCAGCTCACCGAGGCGGTGCGGCGCAAGCCGTATGCCGTCGTGCTCGATCCGAAGGCTAAAGTCTGGGTCGCGGAAAAGGGCTACGATCCGGTCTTCGGCGCGCGTCCGCTGAGGCGTTTTCTGCAGCGTCACCTCGAAACCCGCCTCGCGCGCGGGTTGATCGCGGGCGAAGTGGAGGAGGGCGCAAAGGTGACGTTCACGGTCGAAAAGGACGCGCTGGTGCTGGCGCCTGGGCCACGATCCGCAGGTAGTCGTTGA
- a CDS encoding MarR family transcriptional regulator, which translates to MIDFSSHSARTLLALARRQSGIDSDRCDCAFAHLLAAEQLRSDLRSALARHRLSDLQFAILVSLVEADPETIPMATLAHRAGVSRSAVTEAFDALLRSGLANRARDKSDRRIIYGEITTTGRETIHQAINDYLRIVAQAPAPARPFRP; encoded by the coding sequence ATGATCGATTTCAGTTCGCACTCCGCCCGCACTCTTCTCGCCCTCGCCCGGCGGCAGAGCGGGATCGACTCCGATCGCTGCGACTGCGCCTTCGCTCATCTCCTGGCGGCGGAGCAACTGCGAAGCGACCTCCGCAGCGCTCTCGCCCGCCACCGATTGAGCGATCTCCAATTCGCGATTCTCGTATCGCTGGTCGAGGCCGATCCGGAAACGATCCCGATGGCCACCTTGGCCCACCGCGCCGGTGTTTCGCGTTCCGCGGTGACCGAGGCGTTCGACGCCCTTCTGCGGTCAGGCCTGGCCAATCGCGCCCGTGATAAAAGTGATCGTCGGATCATTTACGGGGAAATCACCACGACCGGACGCGAAACAATCCATCAAGCGATCAACGACTACCTGCGGATCGTGGCCCAGGCGCCAGCACCAGCGCGTCCTTTTCGACCGTGA
- a CDS encoding helix-turn-helix domain-containing protein — translation METHLERIEHQENLPLRIFVHSVRNCASHCHRDSEFLLVLRGQVMVQTSEGQVALKPDDVYFIPSGEMHFTHETTGTNLLVALQIDTAFATRLDPDFPRRRFAYNQIGRRFPNDRRLQATREIVAEILWEMRMRREGYRFQVESHLLRLLTLLVRDVPSTLAAPPKAEPQNIADDALGQRLARLVTYLEAHSNEEISSAELAASESVSVSYLARLFKTRLGCTVSEYVSIVRTKKSLPLLARRETTILDVAMECGFPNVKSYNTAFKRLFNLTPSQWRQQAGSDIPGIGESAYNRCDAGFAFHLLRKYLPAGSAYA, via the coding sequence ATGGAAACCCACCTCGAGCGCATCGAGCACCAGGAGAATCTGCCGCTGCGGATTTTCGTGCACAGCGTGAGGAACTGCGCGAGCCACTGCCATCGCGATTCGGAATTTCTCCTCGTGTTGCGCGGCCAGGTGATGGTGCAGACGAGCGAGGGCCAGGTCGCGCTCAAACCCGACGACGTTTACTTCATCCCGAGCGGCGAAATGCATTTCACGCACGAGACAACCGGCACCAACCTGCTTGTCGCGCTCCAGATCGACACCGCCTTCGCCACGCGCCTCGATCCCGACTTTCCACGCCGGCGTTTCGCCTACAACCAAATCGGTCGCCGCTTCCCCAACGACCGCCGCTTGCAAGCGACACGTGAGATCGTCGCCGAGATTCTCTGGGAAATGCGCATGCGGCGCGAAGGCTACCGCTTCCAAGTCGAATCCCACCTGCTCCGCCTGCTCACGCTGCTCGTGCGCGACGTGCCGTCCACTCTCGCCGCCCCGCCGAAAGCCGAGCCGCAGAATATCGCCGACGACGCGCTCGGCCAGCGACTCGCGCGCCTCGTCACCTACCTCGAGGCGCACAGCAATGAGGAAATCTCTTCCGCCGAACTCGCCGCGAGCGAATCCGTATCGGTCAGCTATCTCGCGCGGCTCTTCAAGACCCGCCTTGGCTGCACCGTAAGCGAATACGTCAGTATCGTGCGCACGAAAAAATCGCTCCCGCTCCTCGCCCGCCGCGAAACCACGATCCTCGACGTGGCCATGGAATGCGGTTTCCCCAACGTGAAGAGCTACAACACGGCGTTCAAACGCCTCTTCAATCTCACGCCCTCGCAATGGCGCCAGCAGGCGGGTAGCGATATCCCTGGCATTGGCGAAAGTGCCTACAACCGCTGCGACGCCGGGTTCGCGTTCCACCTGCTGAGAAAATACCTGCCCGCTGGCAGTGCCTACGCTTAA
- a CDS encoding SDR family NAD(P)-dependent oxidoreductase produces MHIPSSNPTWVLITGASSGFGEEFARQYATQGHSLVLVARRLDRLQALAETLRQEHGIEVVVEQVDLSDIAAIGRLHERLRARGIAIDVLINNAGHGLQGAFADTPLASALAMIQLDIASLTAVTHVFAQDMRKRRRGSILLVASLLAYQGVENFAVYAAAKAYVLRLGEALHREFKRDGVTVTTLCPGASETGFAQAARMKITPMLKPMLMKPAPVVRAGIRALRAGRMSVVPGFANKFLVAFTWATPRWLHQAAMSQAMNG; encoded by the coding sequence ATGCACATCCCATCATCGAACCCTACCTGGGTTCTCATCACCGGCGCCTCGAGCGGATTCGGTGAGGAGTTCGCCCGCCAATACGCCACACAAGGCCACTCGCTGGTCCTCGTCGCCCGCCGCCTCGACCGCCTGCAAGCGCTGGCCGAAACGCTCCGTCAGGAGCACGGCATCGAAGTCGTCGTCGAGCAGGTCGACCTCTCAGACATCGCCGCGATCGGCCGCCTGCACGAACGGCTCCGCGCCCGCGGCATCGCGATCGACGTTCTGATCAACAACGCCGGCCACGGCCTGCAAGGCGCGTTTGCCGACACTCCCCTCGCCTCCGCGCTGGCGATGATCCAGTTGGACATCGCGAGCCTGACCGCCGTGACCCACGTCTTCGCGCAAGACATGCGCAAGCGGCGTCGGGGCTCGATTCTGCTCGTGGCGAGCCTCCTCGCCTATCAGGGCGTGGAGAACTTCGCCGTCTACGCGGCCGCGAAAGCCTACGTGCTCCGCCTCGGCGAAGCGCTGCACCGCGAGTTCAAGCGCGACGGCGTCACGGTCACTACGCTCTGCCCGGGCGCCTCGGAGACCGGCTTTGCTCAGGCCGCGCGGATGAAAATCACGCCGATGCTGAAGCCGATGCTGATGAAACCCGCGCCCGTCGTGCGGGCCGGCATCCGCGCGCTGCGAGCCGGGCGCATGAGCGTTGTCCCCGGTTTCGCCAACAAATTCCTCGTCGCGTTCACCTGGGCCACTCCGCGCTGGCTGCACCAAGCCGCCATGTCGCAGGCGATGAACGGATGA
- a CDS encoding efflux RND transporter periplasmic adaptor subunit codes for MNFRLHFQVFALAGAVGTASLALLGCSRSEVKPNANAPRVVRAVQVDASRQIAHETTSYTGVVRARTESNLGFRVAGKIAERLVNAGDAVKKGQPLLKLDPTDYELALQAARAVHQQAALELERVRVLVEKRAESRDALERASAAAETSAAQTAQIANQASYTTLFADADGVVMSTLAEPGQVVAAGQPVLVLAKNGLREAAVDIPESSLDRISGAKATAQLYLNAALNVPATFREISGVADPVARTYQARYVLDGDAARFPLGATITVRISTAKDAAQPTLEIPLGSLLDRGDGASVWVIDPKTSAVAKRSVTIAKLGEETASISGGLQPGETIVGLGAQLLQAGDVVRAEKLSVKDAR; via the coding sequence ATGAATTTTCGCCTCCATTTCCAGGTCTTCGCTCTAGCCGGCGCCGTCGGCACAGCTAGCCTCGCCTTGCTCGGTTGCAGCCGCAGCGAGGTGAAACCCAATGCCAACGCGCCGCGCGTCGTGCGGGCCGTCCAAGTGGACGCCTCCCGGCAGATCGCGCACGAAACCACGAGCTACACCGGCGTCGTCCGCGCGCGCACCGAGAGCAATCTCGGCTTCCGCGTCGCCGGAAAAATCGCCGAGCGACTTGTGAACGCCGGCGACGCCGTCAAAAAAGGCCAGCCGCTGCTGAAGCTCGACCCGACCGACTACGAGCTCGCGCTGCAAGCCGCACGCGCCGTCCACCAACAGGCCGCCCTCGAACTCGAACGCGTCCGCGTGCTCGTGGAAAAGCGCGCCGAATCGCGCGACGCCCTCGAGCGAGCGAGCGCCGCCGCGGAAACCAGCGCCGCGCAGACCGCGCAAATCGCGAATCAGGCGAGCTACACAACCTTGTTCGCGGATGCGGATGGCGTCGTGATGTCCACTTTGGCCGAGCCAGGTCAAGTCGTGGCGGCCGGCCAACCCGTGCTCGTGCTCGCGAAGAACGGTCTGCGCGAAGCCGCGGTGGATATTCCCGAGAGTTCGCTGGACCGCATCAGTGGCGCAAAAGCCACCGCCCAGCTCTACCTCAACGCGGCGCTGAACGTGCCGGCGACGTTCCGCGAAATCTCCGGCGTGGCCGACCCCGTGGCCCGCACCTACCAAGCGCGCTACGTTCTGGATGGCGACGCGGCGCGCTTTCCACTTGGCGCAACGATTACGGTTCGCATCTCCACGGCCAAAGACGCTGCTCAACCTACGCTGGAGATTCCGCTGGGCAGCTTGCTTGATCGCGGTGACGGCGCGTCGGTGTGGGTCATCGACCCGAAAACGTCGGCCGTTGCGAAGCGATCCGTCACCATCGCGAAGCTGGGCGAGGAAACCGCCTCGATCAGCGGCGGACTTCAGCCAGGCGAAACGATTGTCGGACTTGGTGCCCAACTCCTGCAAGCGGGTGACGTGGTGCGGGCTGAAAAGCTTTCCGTGAAGGACGCCCGATGA
- a CDS encoding LacI family DNA-binding transcriptional regulator has protein sequence MAKISHAVIAKKLNISRATVTRSLANHPAISAETRARVIATADELGYRPSPGRAMRNRGRGARRLTIGVLIGLEVQPEKAVLTTYPHILKGIRERAEIERVHIDVHYRAPVAFHPEASPVEFSRLIRQGDWRGAILIYPFEEPAVETIASKISTVGVLESYNCPGVDVIDTDDALAVCSLTDTLRAAGHRRIGFLSWDYQVGGHWIARRFSGYIESLFLNDLEFNADWVLNVRPTTGRVPRAQLADVVARFVREQQVTAWVCAADHQAYQLIQDLPTRGIRVPEDCSVTGFDGLEPPNGLPRVTSMRVPHEHIGASALSRLISRIQHPTSPRRKILVEAQLVNGVTVGAPLVAAIR, from the coding sequence ATGGCTAAGATCAGTCACGCCGTCATCGCGAAAAAGCTGAACATCTCGCGCGCCACGGTCACCCGCAGCCTCGCAAATCATCCGGCGATCAGCGCGGAAACCCGCGCCCGCGTCATCGCGACCGCCGACGAGCTCGGCTACCGTCCCAGCCCCGGCCGCGCGATGCGCAACCGCGGTCGCGGCGCGCGCCGCCTCACGATCGGCGTGCTCATCGGCCTCGAGGTGCAGCCGGAAAAAGCGGTCCTCACCACCTATCCGCACATTCTCAAGGGCATTCGCGAGCGCGCGGAGATCGAGCGCGTGCATATCGACGTGCACTATCGCGCGCCCGTCGCGTTCCACCCCGAGGCTTCGCCCGTCGAATTCTCGCGGCTCATCCGCCAGGGCGACTGGCGCGGCGCCATTCTCATCTACCCATTCGAGGAGCCCGCCGTCGAAACCATCGCGAGCAAAATTTCCACCGTCGGCGTCCTCGAAAGCTACAACTGCCCCGGCGTCGACGTGATCGACACCGACGACGCGCTCGCCGTCTGCTCGCTCACCGACACCCTGCGCGCCGCCGGCCATCGGCGGATCGGCTTCCTCTCGTGGGATTATCAGGTCGGCGGACACTGGATCGCGCGACGCTTCAGCGGCTACATCGAATCGCTCTTCCTCAACGACCTCGAATTCAACGCCGACTGGGTGCTCAACGTCCGCCCGACCACCGGCCGCGTGCCGCGCGCGCAATTGGCCGACGTCGTCGCCCGCTTCGTGCGCGAGCAACAGGTCACTGCCTGGGTCTGCGCCGCGGACCACCAAGCCTACCAACTCATCCAAGACCTGCCGACGCGCGGCATCCGTGTGCCCGAGGACTGCTCCGTCACCGGCTTCGACGGCCTCGAACCGCCCAACGGCCTGCCGCGCGTCACCTCGATGCGCGTGCCGCACGAACACATCGGCGCGTCCGCGCTCTCACGCTTGATCAGCCGCATCCAGCACCCGACCTCGCCGCGGAGAAAAATCCTCGTCGAGGCGCAACTCGTCAACGGCGTCACCGTCGGCGCACCGCTGGTCGCGGCGATCCGGTGA
- a CDS encoding efflux RND transporter permease subunit — protein sequence MNRFNLSALAVKERAITLFFLIAIAAAGVLAFSRLGRAEDPTFVVKIMTVTAVWPGATAEEMQNQVADRLEKRLQELEHYDRTETSARPGLMTMKVYLKDSTPPKEVPEDFYQVRKKLGDEARFLPRGVLGPIFNDEYNDVYFSLYALNAPDLPHRDLVQDAERLRQRLTHVPGVQKVKIMGEQNQKIFVEISYQRLATLGLGAQALFSAIANHNDVTPSGFVEADGPRVYLRLDGAITDIDSVRSIPLPVPGKTLTVGDVAEVRRGYEDPPAFRIREAGEPALLLGVVMHKRYNGLTLGKDLAAEVRQLQAELPVGITLTQISDQGSVIKAAISEFMVKFFAALGVVILVSLLTLGFRVGIVVAAAVPLTLGAVFLIMLVTGRDFDRITLGALILSLGLLVDDAIIAIETMVVKMEEGWDRVKAAGYAWTSTAAPMLTGTLVTIAGFLPVGFARSTAGEYAGNIFWIVAFSLLVSWFVAVIFTPYLGVKLLPNIPAKAHGHQSIYGTKNYERFRRLIRTCVDYKWVTLGVTIGLFGASVAGMAIVKKQFFPNSDRTELTLEINLPAGSAFSATEQTVRRIEKAMMALPEAKRVTSYIGEGAPRFYMSLNSELPNPAFAQVVVQTENPKQRDVLKRKIRELVAEGSFPEARVRVTQFLFGPPVPYPVLFRVTGDNLDEIRRIANDVRLVMEKNPHLRDVHLDWGEKTPVLHLAFDEERLHLVGLNPQSAALQLQAILQGATVSQVRSGNRVVDVQVRSPKLERDGLDAIGDVVLRNEQGRSIPLRQIARLETRMEDAVLKRYNRELYIAVQGDVIDGQQPPDVTAEVLPQLAAIKASLPDGYRIDTGGSVEESAKANKALVLLFPIMILITLALIMLQVRSFSAMFMAFATGPLGLVGAVPTLLIFHQAFGFNAILGLIGLSGILIRNTLILVDQIQHDKAAGLSDYEAIIESTVRRARPVVLTAVAAMLAFIPLTHSSFWGSLAYVLIGGVGAGTVLTLLFLPALYAAWFKVKNPAHYKYHKTIP from the coding sequence ATGAACCGCTTCAATCTCTCGGCCTTAGCCGTCAAGGAGCGGGCCATCACGCTGTTTTTCCTCATCGCGATCGCTGCTGCGGGAGTGCTGGCTTTCAGCCGTCTCGGACGCGCGGAAGATCCAACCTTCGTCGTGAAAATCATGACTGTGACCGCGGTCTGGCCCGGCGCCACCGCCGAGGAAATGCAGAACCAGGTCGCAGATCGGTTGGAGAAACGACTCCAGGAGCTCGAGCACTACGACCGCACGGAGACGTCGGCTCGCCCCGGGCTGATGACGATGAAGGTCTATCTCAAGGACAGCACCCCGCCGAAGGAGGTGCCGGAGGATTTCTATCAGGTGCGCAAAAAGCTCGGCGATGAAGCGCGCTTCCTGCCACGCGGCGTGCTCGGCCCCATCTTCAACGACGAATACAACGACGTCTATTTCTCGCTCTACGCCCTCAATGCCCCCGACTTGCCGCACCGCGATCTGGTGCAAGATGCCGAGCGTCTTCGCCAGCGGCTGACCCATGTGCCCGGCGTGCAGAAGGTGAAGATCATGGGCGAGCAAAACCAGAAAATCTTCGTCGAAATCTCGTATCAACGGCTCGCGACGCTCGGGCTCGGCGCCCAGGCGTTGTTCAGCGCGATCGCGAATCACAACGACGTCACTCCTTCGGGTTTTGTGGAGGCCGACGGTCCGCGGGTTTATCTTCGGCTCGACGGCGCCATCACCGACATCGATTCGGTGCGTTCGATTCCTCTGCCGGTGCCGGGCAAAACGTTGACGGTCGGCGATGTCGCCGAGGTGCGCCGCGGCTACGAAGACCCGCCTGCGTTCCGGATCCGCGAAGCGGGCGAACCGGCGTTGCTTCTCGGCGTGGTGATGCACAAACGCTACAATGGACTCACGTTGGGCAAGGACCTCGCGGCTGAAGTTCGCCAGCTTCAGGCTGAGCTGCCGGTCGGGATCACACTCACGCAGATTTCCGATCAGGGATCGGTCATCAAGGCGGCGATCAGCGAATTCATGGTGAAATTCTTCGCGGCGCTCGGTGTCGTGATTTTGGTCAGTCTCCTCACGCTCGGTTTCCGTGTCGGCATCGTGGTGGCCGCCGCTGTGCCGCTGACATTGGGCGCTGTTTTCCTGATCATGCTCGTGACCGGACGTGATTTCGACCGGATCACGTTAGGCGCGCTCATTCTCTCGCTCGGCCTGCTCGTGGACGACGCGATCATCGCAATCGAGACCATGGTCGTGAAGATGGAGGAGGGATGGGATCGGGTGAAAGCAGCTGGCTACGCTTGGACCTCGACCGCAGCGCCGATGCTCACGGGCACCTTGGTCACGATTGCCGGATTTCTACCGGTCGGTTTCGCGCGCTCCACGGCCGGCGAATACGCCGGAAACATTTTCTGGATCGTCGCTTTCTCTCTGCTGGTGTCGTGGTTCGTGGCCGTGATCTTCACGCCCTACCTGGGCGTGAAGCTCCTGCCGAACATCCCGGCCAAGGCGCACGGGCATCAATCGATCTACGGCACGAAGAACTACGAACGATTCCGTCGGCTCATCCGGACTTGCGTGGACTACAAGTGGGTGACGCTGGGCGTTACGATCGGCCTGTTCGGGGCCTCTGTCGCCGGTATGGCAATCGTGAAGAAGCAGTTCTTCCCCAATTCGGACCGGACCGAGCTGACGCTGGAAATCAACCTCCCGGCAGGCTCCGCGTTCTCCGCGACCGAGCAGACGGTTCGCCGGATTGAGAAAGCCATGATGGCTCTGCCCGAGGCGAAGCGCGTGACGAGCTACATTGGCGAAGGCGCGCCGCGCTTTTACATGTCCCTCAATTCGGAGCTGCCGAATCCGGCTTTCGCCCAAGTGGTGGTGCAAACGGAGAACCCGAAGCAACGCGACGTCCTCAAGCGCAAGATTCGCGAATTGGTCGCCGAGGGAAGCTTCCCGGAAGCCCGCGTGCGTGTGACGCAGTTTCTGTTCGGGCCGCCGGTCCCGTATCCCGTGCTTTTTCGCGTGACGGGCGATAACCTCGACGAAATCCGCCGCATCGCGAACGACGTGAGGCTGGTGATGGAGAAAAACCCGCATCTGCGGGACGTGCATCTTGACTGGGGGGAGAAGACTCCGGTGCTGCATCTCGCTTTCGATGAGGAGCGGCTGCACCTCGTGGGGCTGAATCCGCAGAGCGCAGCCCTGCAGCTTCAGGCGATCCTGCAAGGCGCGACGGTTTCCCAGGTCCGCAGCGGCAATCGCGTCGTCGATGTCCAGGTGAGGAGTCCGAAGCTCGAGCGCGACGGTCTCGACGCGATCGGCGACGTCGTCCTTCGCAACGAACAAGGTCGCTCCATCCCGCTCCGCCAAATCGCACGGCTCGAAACCCGGATGGAGGACGCCGTGTTGAAGCGCTACAACCGCGAGCTCTATATCGCCGTGCAGGGTGACGTGATTGACGGACAGCAGCCGCCGGACGTGACCGCCGAGGTCTTGCCGCAGCTCGCGGCGATCAAGGCCTCTCTGCCGGACGGATACCGGATCGATACGGGCGGTTCGGTGGAAGAGAGCGCGAAAGCCAACAAAGCCCTCGTGCTTCTGTTTCCGATCATGATCCTCATCACGCTCGCCTTGATCATGCTTCAGGTGCGCTCGTTCTCGGCCATGTTCATGGCCTTCGCCACGGGGCCGTTGGGATTGGTCGGTGCCGTTCCGACTCTGCTGATTTTTCATCAGGCGTTCGGATTCAACGCGATCCTCGGGCTGATCGGTCTTTCAGGTATTCTGATTCGCAACACACTCATCCTGGTCGATCAGATCCAGCACGACAAAGCGGCGGGCCTGTCCGACTACGAGGCCATCATCGAATCGACCGTGAGACGCGCCCGCCCGGTCGTGCTCACGGCCGTGGCTGCCATGCTGGCCTTCATCCCGCTGACGCACTCGTCGTTCTGGGGCTCGCTGGCCTACGTGCTGATCGGCGGTGTCGGCGCTGGCACCGTGCTGACGTTGCTGTTCCTGCCCGCGCTCTATGCCGCGTGGTTCAAGGTGAAGAATCCCGCCCACTACAAATATCACAAAACGATCCCGTGA